Proteins from a genomic interval of Providencia stuartii:
- the pta gene encoding phosphate acetyltransferase has protein sequence MSRTIMLIPTGTSVGLTSVSLGVVRSMEQKGVQLSVFKPIAQPRISGNKDQTTEVLRSHSSLTTIVEPLKMEYVESLLTSSKKDILMEEIVARYHEQTKNAEVVLIEGLVPTRKHSFAQSLNYEIAKTLGAEIVFVTAPGNSNITQMKERLELVRNEFGGQRNKNIIGVIVNKVNAPVDEQGRTRPDLSEIFDDSTKATVANITPKDLECLTLPVLASIPWNFDLIATRAIDMAKHLNAEVVNEGEITTRRVKSVTFCARSIPHMLEHFRPGSLLVTSADRPDVLVSASLAAMNGVEIGAILLTGGYQIDEPIRQLCEQAFETGLPVFMVKSNTWQTSLNLQSFSLEVPADDHERIEKIQNYVARHISSEWIESLVADSERPNRLSPPAFRYQLTELARKAGKRIVLPEGDEPRTVKAASICAERGIATCVLLGNPEDIRRVAAAQGIELGTGIEIVDPVKVRENYVARLVELRKNKGMTEVVAREQLEDNVVLGTLMLEKGEVDGLVSGAVHTTANTIRPPLQLIKTAPGSSLVSSVFFMLLPEQVFVYGDCAINPDPTAEQLSEIAIQSADSAKAFGIEPRVAMISYSTGNSGAGSDVEKVREATRLAQEKRPDLMIDGPLQYDAAVMADVAKSKAPNSPVAGKATVFIFPDLNTGNTTYKAVQRSADLVSIGPMLQGMRKPVNDLSRGALVDDIVYTVALTAIQAVQNENA, from the coding sequence GTGTCTCGTACAATTATGTTAATTCCTACCGGCACTAGCGTTGGTTTGACTAGCGTCAGCTTAGGTGTCGTTCGTTCAATGGAACAAAAAGGTGTCCAGTTGAGCGTGTTTAAACCTATCGCTCAGCCACGCATTTCTGGTAACAAAGATCAAACCACTGAAGTTTTACGCTCTCATTCCAGTCTTACTACCATCGTCGAACCATTAAAAATGGAATATGTTGAGTCATTATTGACCTCTTCAAAAAAAGACATTCTGATGGAAGAGATTGTTGCGCGTTATCATGAGCAAACTAAAAATGCTGAAGTGGTCTTAATTGAAGGTTTAGTGCCGACCCGCAAACACTCTTTTGCACAATCACTAAACTATGAAATTGCGAAAACACTGGGAGCTGAAATTGTATTTGTCACAGCGCCAGGTAATAGCAATATTACTCAGATGAAAGAGCGTCTTGAGTTAGTACGTAACGAATTTGGTGGTCAACGCAATAAAAACATTATTGGTGTGATTGTCAATAAAGTGAATGCCCCTGTCGATGAACAAGGCCGTACTCGCCCTGACCTTTCTGAAATCTTTGATGATTCAACGAAAGCAACTGTCGCGAATATCACGCCTAAAGATTTAGAGTGCTTAACCCTACCGGTTTTGGCTTCTATTCCTTGGAACTTTGACCTGATTGCGACTCGTGCCATCGATATGGCAAAACATTTGAATGCTGAAGTTGTTAACGAAGGTGAAATTACAACTCGTCGAGTGAAATCAGTCACTTTCTGTGCCCGTAGTATTCCTCATATGCTTGAGCATTTCCGCCCAGGCTCACTGCTCGTTACCTCAGCAGATCGCCCAGATGTTCTCGTATCAGCGTCTTTGGCTGCGATGAATGGCGTAGAAATTGGTGCGATCCTATTAACTGGTGGTTATCAAATCGACGAACCTATTCGTCAACTTTGTGAGCAAGCATTTGAAACTGGCTTACCGGTATTCATGGTCAAAAGCAACACTTGGCAGACGTCACTGAACCTACAAAGCTTCAGCTTAGAAGTCCCTGCCGATGACCATGAGCGTATCGAAAAAATTCAAAACTACGTCGCTCGCCACATTAGCAGCGAATGGATTGAGTCTCTGGTCGCTGATTCTGAGCGCCCTAACCGCCTGTCTCCGCCTGCATTCCGCTATCAATTAACTGAGCTTGCACGTAAAGCAGGTAAACGTATCGTTCTACCTGAAGGTGATGAACCACGTACTGTTAAAGCGGCTTCTATCTGTGCTGAACGCGGTATCGCAACTTGTGTTCTGCTAGGTAACCCAGAAGATATTCGCCGTGTAGCGGCTGCTCAAGGTATTGAATTAGGTACAGGTATTGAGATTGTTGATCCTGTTAAAGTCCGTGAAAATTACGTTGCTCGTTTGGTTGAACTACGTAAGAACAAAGGGATGACTGAAGTTGTTGCTCGTGAGCAACTCGAAGATAACGTTGTATTGGGCACACTGATGCTAGAAAAAGGCGAAGTTGATGGCCTCGTTTCTGGTGCAGTTCACACCACAGCGAATACTATCCGTCCACCGCTACAGCTGATCAAAACAGCACCTGGTAGCTCATTAGTCTCATCGGTATTCTTTATGCTGTTACCTGAGCAAGTCTTTGTTTATGGTGACTGTGCGATTAACCCAGACCCAACCGCAGAACAGCTGTCTGAGATTGCTATCCAGTCAGCGGATTCAGCCAAAGCATTTGGTATCGAACCACGCGTTGCGATGATCTCTTACTCAACCGGTAATTCAGGTGCGGGTAGTGATGTTGAGAAAGTGCGTGAAGCAACACGTTTAGCACAAGAAAAACGTCCTGATTTAATGATCGACGGTCCATTACAATATGACGCCGCTGTAATGGCTGATGTGGCTAAATCAAAAGCACCAAATTCGCCTGTTGCAGGTAAAGCAACGGTGTTCATCTTCCCAGATCTGAACACCGGTAATACCACCTATAAAGCTGTTCAGCGTTCAGCTGACCTTGTTTCTATTGGTCCAATGCTGCAAGGTATGCGTAAACCAGTTAACGATCTGTCTCGCGGTGCGCTGGTGGATGATATTGTTTATACCGTTGCACTGACTGCTATCCAAGCCGTACAAAATGAAAACGCTTAA
- the ackA gene encoding acetate kinase: MSSKLVLVLNCGSSSLKFAIIDPTNGDEYLSGLAECFNLPEARIKWKMDGAKHEAELGAGAAHSEALNFIVNTILAAKPELSAQISSIGHRIVHGGEKFTSSVLITDEVVEGIKAAIPFAPLHNPAHLIGIEEAKKAFPELVNKNVAVFDTAFHQTMPEEAYLYALPYELYEEHSIRRYGAHGTSHYYVSREAAKKLNKPVEELNVITCHLGNGGSVTAIVNGQCVDTSMGLTPLEGLVMGTRSGDIDPAIIFHLHDSLGMSVDQINKMLTKESGLLGLTGVTSDCRYVEDNYETKADAKRAMDVFCHRLAKYVGAYSALMEGRLDAIIFTGGIGENSAQVRELTLKKLALLGFEYDHERNLAARFGKEGLITTDNSRPALVIPTNEELVIAQDSARLTA; this comes from the coding sequence ATGTCAAGTAAGCTGGTACTGGTTCTAAACTGCGGTAGCTCCTCACTGAAATTCGCCATCATCGATCCAACTAATGGCGATGAATATTTATCTGGATTAGCTGAGTGCTTTAATTTGCCGGAAGCCCGTATTAAATGGAAAATGGATGGCGCTAAGCATGAAGCGGAATTAGGTGCAGGTGCTGCACACAGTGAAGCGCTAAATTTCATTGTTAACACGATTCTTGCAGCAAAACCTGAACTGTCTGCTCAAATTTCATCTATTGGCCATCGTATTGTTCACGGCGGCGAAAAATTCACTTCTTCTGTGTTAATTACTGATGAAGTTGTTGAAGGTATTAAAGCAGCCATTCCATTTGCACCTTTGCATAACCCAGCTCACTTGATTGGTATCGAGGAAGCGAAAAAGGCATTCCCTGAATTAGTGAATAAAAACGTCGCGGTTTTCGATACGGCGTTCCACCAAACAATGCCTGAAGAAGCTTACCTCTATGCACTGCCATATGAATTATATGAAGAGCATAGCATCCGTCGTTATGGCGCTCACGGCACGAGTCACTACTATGTGTCACGTGAAGCGGCTAAAAAACTCAACAAACCTGTTGAAGAACTTAACGTTATCACTTGCCATTTAGGTAATGGCGGTTCAGTCACTGCGATTGTTAATGGTCAATGTGTAGATACTTCTATGGGGCTAACACCATTAGAAGGCTTAGTTATGGGAACGCGTAGCGGTGATATCGATCCTGCTATCATTTTCCATCTGCATGACTCATTAGGCATGAGTGTCGATCAAATTAACAAAATGCTGACTAAAGAGTCTGGCCTTTTGGGCTTAACGGGGGTCACCAGCGATTGCCGTTATGTTGAAGATAACTACGAAACTAAAGCAGACGCAAAACGTGCAATGGATGTTTTCTGTCACCGCCTAGCGAAATATGTCGGTGCTTATAGCGCACTGATGGAAGGTCGCCTTGATGCAATTATCTTTACTGGTGGCATCGGTGAAAACTCAGCACAAGTACGTGAATTAACACTGAAAAAATTAGCGCTACTTGGATTCGAGTATGATCATGAACGTAACTTAGCAGCACGCTTCGGTAAAGAAGGCTTAATCACCACTGATAACAGCCGACCAGCTCTGGTTATTCCAACCAACGAAGAGCTCGTAATTGCCCAAGATTCTGCTCGTTTAACAGCTTAA